From one Paenibacillus sp. FSL K6-1330 genomic stretch:
- a CDS encoding xanthine phosphoribosyltransferase, whose translation MQLLQNKVKEEGIVLSGQVLKVDSFLNHQMDPVLMKEVGKEFTRLFKEANVTRVLTIESSGIAPGIMTALEMEVPLIFARKQKSLTLREDIFVEKVYSFTKQETNEITVAKKFIKPGDKVLIVDDFLANGEAAFGLARIVEQAGAEVVGIGIVIEKAFQPGGRLLAEAGYRVESLVRIASLEDGVVTFA comes from the coding sequence ATGCAATTACTGCAGAACAAAGTGAAAGAGGAAGGCATTGTATTAAGCGGACAGGTACTTAAGGTGGATTCATTCCTGAACCACCAGATGGACCCGGTATTGATGAAAGAGGTGGGGAAGGAATTTACGCGATTGTTTAAGGAAGCGAACGTGACTCGTGTATTGACCATTGAATCCTCCGGCATCGCGCCCGGCATTATGACCGCCCTTGAGATGGAAGTGCCTCTCATCTTTGCACGGAAGCAGAAGTCGCTGACCCTCCGTGAGGATATATTCGTGGAGAAGGTGTATTCCTTCACCAAGCAGGAGACGAACGAAATTACGGTCGCGAAGAAATTCATCAAACCCGGCGATAAAGTGCTGATCGTGGATGACTTCCTTGCTAACGGCGAGGCGGCATTCGGGCTTGCTCGAATCGTAGAGCAGGCGGGCGCCGAGGTGGTAGGCATCGGGATCGTCATTGAAAAGGCATTTCAACCAGGCGGACGCTTGTTAGCCGAAGCGGGCTACCGGGTAGAATCGCTCGTACGGATTGCATCACTTGAAGATGGGGTAGTGACATTCGCATAG